ACTGTGTGAGACTTTGGCGCAATCGACTGCAACGCAGTTGGTGCAAGCGATTGTTCCACGTAAAGCCGTGGGCGAATTGCAACGTTTACTCAGCATTGAAGATAATCAATTGGCACTTTTGATTGGTCGTGAACTGTTAAATGTGACTTTACAAATTCCACAGCGTGATAAAGAACAAGCCAATATTACGGTACGTATTAGCACGAAACTGATCGATGGTAAATTCCCAGATTATCGTCGTGTGATTCCACGTGGTGGCGACAAAATGGTGACCATTGCGCATGATGTATTTAAACAATCGTTGCAGCGTGTCGCAATTTTAAGTAATGAAAAATTACGTGGCGTATTCTTAAACTTTGGTGCCGATTCTTTGCAACTTCGTGCCAATAACCCTGAGCAAGATGAAGCCGTTGAAGACTTAGCGATTCAATATGCCAATACCCCAATGGAAATGTCATTTAATGCGCAGTACATTTTAGAAGTACTGGGTGTGTTGGATGGTGACGATGTTCTGATGACCATGACAGAAGCGAATCAGTCAGTACTCGTGCAAGATCCTTTACAACAAGATCAGACCTATGTTGTGATGCCGATGCGTGTTTAAGTCAGCAAAGGCCAGTCAGAACACAGCATGCATATTGCGCGTTTAAGTATACAGCGTGTACGAAATCTAAAAACGGTTGCACTCCATGAGTTGCAGCCGTTTAATGTTTTTTATGGCGAAAACGGATCAGGCAAAACTTCAGTTTTAGAAGCGATTCATTTGCTTGCTACAGGTCGATCTTTTCGGACCCATATACCCAAACATTACATTCAAAATGACACCGCCGACGCAATTGTGTTTGCCCAATCCGCGACAGAAAAAATAGGCATGCAAAAGCTGATGTCGGGTGAGCAGGTGATCAAAGTGAATGGCGACAGTGTGGCCACGCAAGGTCAGTTGGCGAAAATTTTGCCTTTGCAGCTCATAGATCCGCTCAGTACAGATATTATTGATCACGGTGCTAAACCAAGGCGTCAACTTTTAGACTGGCTTATGTTTCACGTGGAACCAGAATTTTATCATGCGTGGCAGTATTATTCCCGGGCTTTAAAGCAGCGTAATAGTTTACTTAAATCTAAGCGAAATTTAAGTCTGATTGATCTTGAACCTTGGAACAAAATGCTGAGCGATTATGGCGAAATATTGCATTCACAGCGGGTTGAAATTGTGGAGCAGTGGAAACTATATTTTCAAGAAGATTTAGCCAAATTATTGCCTGATCTCAAAATCGAAATGGAATATTGGCCAGGCTTTCATACTGAGCAGGGTTTGGCTGAAGACTTGCTACAATATCATCAAAAAGACGTTGATCGACGTTCTACCGAATATGGCCCACATCGCGCTGATATCCGCTTAAAAACTCCCACGGGAGATGCTGATGTGGTGCTGTCGCGTGGGCAAAAGAAACTGCTCATCGTGGCCTTAAAACTGTCTCAGATTGCAATGCTTCATTCTTGTAATAA
This genomic window from Acinetobacter sp. TGL-Y2 contains:
- the dnaN gene encoding DNA polymerase III subunit beta; this encodes MRLKIAKESLVNVLSHVVGAVERRHTLNILSNVKIQVTEQALTITGSDLEVELVASTPLIEGACLQAGETTVPARKLVDICKSLPNAALIDLQITEDQRCILKSGNSRFVLGTLPAEDYPLLSTENSQGTQVQVTERELKRLFEKTSFAMAVQDVRFYLTGTLLEIDQNQLRAVTTDGHRLALCETLAQSTATQLVQAIVPRKAVGELQRLLSIEDNQLALLIGRELLNVTLQIPQRDKEQANITVRISTKLIDGKFPDYRRVIPRGGDKMVTIAHDVFKQSLQRVAILSNEKLRGVFLNFGADSLQLRANNPEQDEAVEDLAIQYANTPMEMSFNAQYILEVLGVLDGDDVLMTMTEANQSVLVQDPLQQDQTYVVMPMRV
- the recF gene encoding DNA replication/repair protein RecF (All proteins in this family for which functions are known are DNA-binding proteins that assist the filamentation of RecA onto DNA for the initiation of recombination or recombinational repair.), yielding MHIARLSIQRVRNLKTVALHELQPFNVFYGENGSGKTSVLEAIHLLATGRSFRTHIPKHYIQNDTADAIVFAQSATEKIGMQKLMSGEQVIKVNGDSVATQGQLAKILPLQLIDPLSTDIIDHGAKPRRQLLDWLMFHVEPEFYHAWQYYSRALKQRNSLLKSKRNLSLIDLEPWNKMLSDYGEILHSQRVEIVEQWKLYFQEDLAKLLPDLKIEMEYWPGFHTEQGLAEDLLQYHQKDVDRRSTEYGPHRADIRLKTPTGDADVVLSRGQKKLLIVALKLSQIAMLHSCNKETVVLLDDVTAELDLTAQQRLIERLSQLGSQVFLTTLDHESVKKHLHDLAISYQLFNVENGQVQVVVQ